From one Planktothrix agardhii NIES-204 genomic stretch:
- a CDS encoding hemolysin-type calcium-binding region protein, producing MTSAVINTVSARVINTQEVLLIFPTEIPGVFQSFTGLVGETLPGANGTVIFVPQNRPAPPPTTAPTTPPTPTAAPTTPPTPTASPTTPPTPTSSNNNGGTSPAPVANNDFFQTNLGQATFFNVLENDTVKGGSGTSITVNQFSSTANGTLVFNGGGIFTYTPDPKFFGVDSFSYTVTNGTAPAQVFIEVLAGNQPIIIEGIGKGTETSDYITGSSGNDVINGLAGNDTIFGLAGNDELRGDEDNDTLYGNEGNDTLTGGEGNDELNGGKDNDVLDASAGDDTGFGQLGNDTVIGGLGNDSLYGGQGADSVRGGEGNDLIFGDKGSDVLWGDAGNDTIYGGGEEDLIFGNDGADNLYGNQGNDTIFGGIGNDVVFGGEGDDQLSGETGDDFLFGGLGVDTLTGGSGNDTFVMTSESGGANLGDAQIVNDFEPGDRIGLAGGLQFSDLFISQSSENAGNTIIRNGSAGSYIAVLIGVDSNTITADSFTPISGTIIPIPVPTPTPTPTPNPNPTPTPTPTPNPNPTPTPTPTPNPNPTPTPTPNPNPTPTPTPTTPPLQPPIAQNDAVKRPPDGSVTFNVLKNDADPQGSQLTLVSVGTIANGSASITAGGNITFTPNPGFTGPSTFPYTIQNSYGLTSTAQVIITVNISPTLLVNNGIIVLQNDQKNITSVNLFAVDPDNPPNEIFYRITQEPNLGNLQIVGSTPQRINTGGSFTQQNIDTGSIQFSARNVSGGDQFLFLLTDNIGTTAQNSFSITIVDDIITGTDGDDLIIGTGFSENIRGFAGNDTLIGAGNRDIIEGGTGNDSLEGGEGNDVLQGEEGNDTLLGQVGNDSLFGGQGNDSLDGGAGRNTLLGEDGNDTLIAGDDSNLLSGGNNDDILISGIGNDTLLGGSGNDSLTGNAGDDSLYGEDGEDLIFAGVGRDLVLGGPGNDSIDAGESNDTVFGGTGNDSIIGGDGDDFANGGDGTDTIFGGIGDDSVFGGVGNDSILGDLGDDSIFAGDGLDTVSGGIGNDLIFGDEGNDTLFGGEDDDTLAGGGGADSLIGNLGNNSYYYLAPTEGVDVITEFNINGDDRFLFSSLGFPGFTTAEGTVVPLQGIIVSNLGSGGDNISNKQVIIFQDTFDNVQAVNATLKNQNGSGDTAAFFVYRNNLSYAGFSGAYVMGYDPNLSDDSLPAFDLVILPSLDPKTNNISTLIGPSDFVII from the coding sequence ATGACAAGTGCAGTAATTAATACCGTTAGTGCCAGAGTAATTAATACTCAGGAAGTGCTATTAATATTTCCGACGGAAATACCGGGTGTATTTCAAAGTTTTACTGGGCTAGTGGGGGAAACCCTTCCTGGTGCTAACGGAACAGTCATTTTTGTGCCTCAAAATCGCCCAGCACCTCCCCCAACAACAGCCCCAACCACTCCTCCGACCCCGACCGCAGCCCCAACCACTCCTCCGACCCCAACAGCATCCCCCACCACTCCTCCGACCCCCACCTCTTCTAATAATAATGGTGGGACAAGTCCAGCCCCAGTTGCCAATAATGACTTTTTTCAAACTAATTTAGGACAGGCGACATTTTTTAATGTTCTGGAAAACGATACGGTTAAGGGTGGAAGTGGAACCAGTATCACCGTTAATCAGTTTAGTTCAACAGCAAACGGAACCCTAGTATTTAATGGGGGAGGAATTTTTACCTACACTCCCGACCCCAAATTCTTTGGAGTAGATAGTTTTAGTTATACTGTTACCAATGGAACCGCCCCGGCTCAAGTTTTTATTGAAGTATTGGCGGGGAATCAACCTATTATTATTGAAGGTATTGGTAAAGGCACAGAAACCAGCGACTATATTACAGGTTCCTCTGGAAATGATGTTATTAATGGTTTAGCCGGAAACGATACCATCTTTGGTTTAGCAGGAAATGACGAACTGCGAGGGGATGAAGACAATGATACCCTCTACGGAAATGAAGGCAATGATACCCTCACCGGAGGTGAAGGGAACGATGAACTTAATGGCGGTAAGGATAATGATGTCCTCGATGCCAGTGCTGGAGATGATACCGGGTTTGGACAACTGGGTAATGATACCGTTATTGGCGGTTTAGGCAATGATAGCCTTTATGGAGGCCAAGGAGCAGATAGTGTTCGGGGCGGCGAGGGCAATGATCTTATTTTTGGGGATAAAGGCAGTGATGTCCTTTGGGGCGATGCAGGCAACGATACCATCTATGGTGGTGGAGAAGAAGACCTGATTTTTGGCAATGACGGCGCCGATAACCTCTATGGAAACCAAGGAAACGATACAATCTTTGGCGGTATTGGTAACGATGTCGTATTTGGTGGCGAAGGCGATGACCAACTTTCCGGGGAAACCGGGGATGACTTCCTATTTGGGGGTCTAGGTGTCGATACCCTGACCGGAGGCTCAGGAAATGATACCTTTGTCATGACTAGCGAAAGTGGCGGTGCAAATTTAGGAGATGCTCAAATTGTTAATGATTTTGAACCCGGCGATCGCATTGGTTTAGCTGGAGGTTTACAATTTAGTGACTTATTTATTAGCCAAAGTAGTGAAAACGCCGGGAATACTATTATTAGAAACGGTAGTGCTGGAAGCTATATTGCAGTTCTAATTGGTGTGGATAGTAATACCATCACCGCAGATAGTTTTACTCCAATTTCCGGTACAATTATTCCGATTCCAGTCCCAACACCAACTCCCACCCCAACACCAAACCCGAATCCAACACCAACTCCCACCCCAACACCAAACCCGAATCCAACACCAACTCCCACCCCAACACCAAACCCGAATCCAACTCCCACCCCAACACCAAACCCGAATCCGACACCAACACCAACACCAACTACTCCCCCCCTACAGCCACCCATCGCCCAAAATGATGCCGTAAAACGGCCTCCCGATGGTTCGGTAACATTTAACGTACTAAAAAATGATGCCGATCCCCAGGGTAGTCAACTCACCTTAGTGAGTGTGGGAACAATCGCCAATGGCAGTGCATCAATTACGGCTGGAGGAAATATTACCTTCACACCTAATCCGGGCTTTACAGGGCCATCAACCTTTCCCTATACCATTCAAAACAGTTATGGCTTAACGTCCACGGCTCAAGTGATCATCACTGTTAATATTTCCCCGACATTATTAGTCAATAATGGAATTATTGTTTTACAAAATGATCAAAAAAATATTACCTCCGTCAATCTGTTTGCGGTAGACCCGGATAACCCCCCCAATGAAATCTTTTACCGTATTACCCAAGAACCCAACTTAGGGAATTTACAAATTGTCGGATCTACACCCCAACGAATTAATACCGGGGGTTCATTTACTCAACAAAATATTGATACGGGTTCCATCCAATTTAGCGCTCGGAATGTATCAGGAGGAGATCAATTTCTATTTCTCCTGACCGATAATATTGGAACTACAGCCCAAAATTCTTTTAGTATCACCATTGTCGATGACATCATCACCGGTACCGATGGAGATGACCTGATTATTGGTACTGGTTTCAGTGAAAATATCAGGGGATTTGCCGGGAATGATACCCTCATCGGTGCTGGCAACCGAGATATTATCGAAGGGGGGACGGGAAACGATTCCCTTGAAGGGGGAGAAGGAAATGATGTCCTGCAAGGAGAAGAAGGAAATGATACGCTCCTCGGTCAAGTCGGCAATGATTCTCTCTTTGGCGGTCAAGGCAATGATTCTCTCGATGGCGGTGCAGGTCGCAATACCCTGTTAGGGGAAGATGGAAATGATACCCTAATTGCCGGAGATGATAGTAATTTACTCTCCGGTGGTAATAACGATGACATCCTGATTAGTGGGATTGGGAACGATACCCTGTTAGGGGGAAGTGGTAATGATTCTCTGACCGGGAATGCCGGAGATGATTCCCTCTATGGAGAGGATGGAGAAGACTTAATCTTTGCCGGAGTCGGTCGAGACTTAGTTCTCGGTGGCCCAGGTAACGATAGCATTGATGCCGGGGAAAGCAATGATACCGTATTTGGTGGAACCGGGAATGATTCTATTATCGGCGGTGATGGAGATGATTTCGCAAATGGTGGGGACGGTACCGATACAATCTTCGGCGGGATTGGAGATGATTCTGTCTTTGGGGGTGTCGGAAATGACTCCATTTTGGGTGATCTTGGGGACGATAGTATTTTTGCTGGAGATGGTTTAGATACGGTATCTGGAGGAATTGGTAATGATCTAATCTTTGGAGATGAGGGCAACGATACCCTGTTTGGGGGTGAAGATGATGATACCTTAGCCGGGGGCGGAGGTGCAGATAGTTTAATTGGAAATTTGGGGAATAATTCCTACTATTATTTAGCCCCCACCGAAGGTGTTGATGTGATCACCGAATTTAATATAAATGGTGATGATCGATTCCTATTTAGTTCTTTAGGTTTCCCCGGTTTCACTACCGCAGAAGGAACAGTGGTTCCCCTACAGGGGATTATTGTTTCTAACCTGGGTTCGGGGGGAGATAATATTAGTAATAAACAGGTGATCATTTTCCAAGATACCTTTGATAATGTTCAAGCGGTGAATGCTACCTTGAAAAATCAAAATGGATCGGGTGATACTGCCGCTTTCTTTGTTTATCGAAATAACTTGTCTTATGCCGGTTTTTCGGGTGCTTATGTTATGGGCTATGATCCGAATTTAAGTGATGATAGTTTGCCTGCTTTTGATTTAGTAATTTTACCATCTCTTGATCCAAAAACAAATAATATTAGTACCTTAATTGGGCCTAGTGATTTTGTGATTATCTAG
- the pcxA gene encoding proton extrusion protein PcxA has protein sequence MAAADSNVFKQFFGNANQWFRDTPERALDQAYDAALKIRSLENEHFQGEKISPESHPEYSDRVLSYFNSELKKYLKIIQNRLIVFNTSRSVLGWSEQINPINLELEQKVTSNGSLPHGKIVEAICEKLDYIDAVITRYQAPESSDFYLNLTPNSPEKSLLTTPTENPQNSILNNGSDNKNFLNSNRTPSSIKTIKPGLRNNNSTRVLPRSLLRTLGRIKQELRPGSESEIIASYKQTQAKTVISIRFILLLILIPLLTQQLAKNFLVGPIIDGIFTNKEQTPIFINIDLEEEAFIELKQYEERLRFKALISQAPPLTSEKLDEKLKEKAKEIAEQYKGDSSSAIKNVFADIISVFMFAFILVYNRSEVEILKSFMGDLIYGLSDSAKAFIIILSTDMFVGFHSPHGWEVILESTARHFGLPENRDFNFLFIATFPVILDAVFKYWIFRYLNRSSPSAVSTYKTMNE, from the coding sequence ATGGCCGCTGCTGATTCTAATGTATTTAAACAATTCTTTGGCAATGCTAATCAATGGTTTCGTGATACACCGGAACGGGCTTTAGATCAAGCTTATGATGCCGCATTGAAAATTCGTTCCCTTGAGAATGAGCATTTTCAAGGTGAAAAAATATCTCCAGAATCCCATCCTGAATATAGCGATCGCGTCCTTTCTTATTTTAATTCTGAACTAAAAAAATATCTCAAAATTATTCAGAATCGCTTAATTGTATTTAATACCAGCCGTTCGGTTTTGGGATGGTCGGAACAAATCAATCCTATTAACCTGGAATTAGAGCAAAAAGTTACCTCGAATGGATCATTACCTCACGGTAAAATAGTTGAGGCTATTTGTGAAAAACTCGATTATATTGATGCGGTAATTACTCGTTATCAAGCCCCAGAATCCTCAGATTTTTATCTAAATTTAACCCCAAATTCTCCCGAAAAATCTCTATTAACAACACCAACAGAAAATCCTCAAAATTCAATTCTAAATAATGGCTCTGACAACAAAAATTTTTTGAATAGTAACCGTACTCCTAGTTCCATAAAAACGATAAAACCGGGGTTGAGGAACAATAATTCGACTCGGGTTTTACCCCGTTCTTTATTGAGAACATTAGGTCGAATTAAACAGGAACTCAGACCCGGATCGGAGTCGGAAATTATTGCGAGTTATAAGCAAACTCAAGCTAAAACCGTAATTTCTATCAGATTTATTCTGTTGTTGATTTTGATTCCTTTATTGACTCAACAATTAGCTAAAAATTTCTTGGTCGGGCCGATTATAGATGGAATATTTACAAATAAAGAACAAACACCTATTTTTATCAATATCGATCTGGAGGAGGAAGCCTTTATCGAATTAAAACAATATGAAGAACGTCTTAGATTTAAGGCTTTAATTAGTCAAGCTCCTCCCTTAACTTCAGAGAAATTAGATGAAAAACTCAAGGAAAAAGCTAAAGAAATAGCCGAACAATATAAGGGGGATAGTAGTAGCGCGATCAAGAATGTTTTCGCAGATATTATCTCGGTTTTTATGTTCGCTTTTATTTTAGTTTACAACCGTAGCGAGGTAGAGATTCTCAAATCATTTATGGGGGATTTAATTTATGGGTTGAGTGATAGTGCGAAAGCTTTTATTATTATTTTGTCTACGGATATGTTTGTGGGGTTTCATTCGCCCCACGGTTGGGAGGTGATTTTAGAAAGTACCGCCCGACATTTCGGACTTCCTGAAAATCGGGACTTCAATTTTTTGTTTATTGCGACCTTTCCAGTTATCTTAGATGCGGTGTTTAAATATTGGATTTTCCGTTATCTCAACCGCAGTTCTCCTTCTGCTGTTTCTACTTATAAAACCATGAATGAATAA